In a genomic window of Natranaerovirga pectinivora:
- a CDS encoding ABC transporter ATP-binding protein, with product MDSIISMKNVCKKFKDKTAIKNMTFDIKEGEIFGFLGPSGAGKTTTIKILTAQLIATSGQVKVLGKDIHIPSKEVFKEIGVLSDNSALYERLTVQDNLLFYAEINGVNKKNSDEILEQVGLLESKKKEVKKLSKGMKQRLNLARAVLNKPRLLFLDEPTSSLDPSTMVEIHKLLRKLNKEGTTIFLTTHNMEEADKLCNRVAFLNEGEIVEIGKPSDIKLKYRTEEIKVILKNNPQNVIIKNDEEGGAQINAWMKKGQLLSIHSMEPNLEQIFLRLTGREL from the coding sequence ATGGATAGTATTATTTCTATGAAAAATGTTTGTAAAAAATTCAAAGACAAAACAGCGATAAAAAATATGACCTTTGATATTAAAGAAGGTGAAATTTTTGGTTTTCTAGGACCAAGTGGTGCTGGTAAAACCACAACAATAAAAATCTTGACAGCTCAACTTATTGCTACAAGTGGTCAGGTAAAGGTTTTAGGAAAGGATATTCACATTCCTAGTAAAGAAGTATTTAAAGAAATAGGTGTCTTATCTGATAATAGTGCTTTGTACGAACGATTAACGGTTCAAGATAATTTATTATTCTATGCAGAAATAAATGGGGTAAATAAAAAAAATTCAGATGAGATATTAGAGCAAGTAGGATTGTTAGAGAGCAAGAAAAAAGAGGTTAAAAAGTTATCAAAAGGGATGAAACAAAGATTAAATCTTGCTAGGGCAGTTCTCAACAAACCAAGATTATTATTTTTAGATGAACCAACATCTTCATTAGACCCATCTACAATGGTTGAGATTCATAAACTATTAAGAAAGTTGAATAAGGAAGGGACTACAATCTTTCTCACAACACATAACATGGAAGAGGCGGATAAGCTTTGTAATCGGGTTGCATTTCTTAATGAGGGAGAAATTGTTGAAATAGGAAAGCCGTCAGATATTAAATTAAAATATAGAACAGAAGAGATAAAAGTTATTCTTAAAAACAATCCACAGAATGTTATTATTAAAAATGATGAAGAAGGAGGGGCTCAAATAAATGCTTGGATGAAGAAGGGTCAACTCCTCTCAATACATTCTATGGAGCCTAATTTAGAACAAATATTTTTAAGATTAACAGGGAGGGAACTGTAA
- a CDS encoding calcium/sodium antiporter — MDQIIFTYLSAVPTLVLVFIIAISLYLLSKGADLLVDQAVNLSLYWGIPKIIIGATIISLGTTLPEVTVSVLSAIKGNPDMALGNAIGSIITNTGLIIGLASFVGRLPVNRVLVRRQGNIQVLTGILLTVVSVLALFFSSGNIGQWIGWVFLILLIVYIHISIKWAKEPSKKDIAKFTQLASTMEESAVAEEVISVSKSFVGLKLLKLIGGMALVIGASQILIPAVEISAIRIGIPQSVIAATLIAFGTSLPEVVTGIKSVKKGHGEIAIGNIIGANILNILFVVGGAAAVTSGGLDVPFNFFRLQIPIMVFILVVFQILLLRKKEEIDKKKGSLLLVIYLAYIILNYIQI, encoded by the coding sequence TTGGATCAAATTATTTTTACATATTTAAGTGCTGTTCCAACTTTAGTACTAGTATTCATCATTGCTATATCTTTATATCTTCTGAGTAAAGGTGCTGATTTGTTAGTAGATCAAGCAGTTAATCTTTCGTTGTATTGGGGGATACCTAAAATAATTATAGGAGCTACAATTATATCTCTAGGGACTACTTTACCAGAAGTTACAGTATCTGTTTTATCAGCTATTAAAGGGAATCCAGATATGGCACTAGGTAATGCCATTGGATCTATTATAACCAATACAGGGTTAATTATCGGGTTGGCTTCTTTTGTGGGTAGGCTACCAGTGAACCGCGTATTGGTTAGAAGACAAGGTAATATTCAAGTTTTAACAGGGATTTTACTTACTGTAGTAAGTGTTTTGGCATTGTTTTTCAGCAGTGGGAATATAGGACAATGGATTGGTTGGGTGTTTTTAATACTACTAATAGTGTACATACATATTTCTATTAAATGGGCGAAAGAGCCATCAAAAAAGGATATAGCTAAATTTACTCAATTAGCTTCTACTATGGAAGAAAGTGCTGTTGCTGAAGAGGTGATTAGTGTATCTAAAAGTTTTGTTGGATTAAAATTGTTAAAGCTAATAGGAGGAATGGCTTTAGTAATTGGAGCATCCCAGATCTTAATACCAGCTGTTGAAATTTCAGCCATTCGCATTGGCATACCTCAAAGTGTTATTGCAGCCACATTAATTGCCTTTGGAACAAGTTTACCAGAAGTGGTTACAGGGATTAAATCTGTAAAAAAAGGTCATGGTGAAATTGCAATTGGTAATATTATTGGTGCGAATATTTTAAATATACTCTTTGTAGTTGGGGGAGCAGCAGCTGTAACGTCGGGAGGTCTAGATGTACCATTTAACTTTTTTAGACTTCAGATCCCAATCATGGTTTTTATATTAGTGGTTTTTCAAATATTACTGTTAAGGAAGAAGGAAGAAATAGATAAGAAGAAAGGGAGCCTTCTCCTAGTTATTTATTTGGCATATATAATATTGAATTATATACAAATCTAA
- a CDS encoding YkgJ family cysteine cluster protein, translating into MECRLGCGACCIAPSISSPIPGMPNGKPAGVRCIQLTKDNNCKIFGEKERPKVCGNLKPSREMCGESNKEAYLYLEDLEKATAIE; encoded by the coding sequence ATGGAATGTAGATTAGGTTGTGGGGCCTGTTGTATTGCACCATCAATATCTTCACCGATACCAGGTATGCCTAATGGGAAACCTGCAGGGGTTAGGTGTATTCAATTAACAAAGGATAATAACTGTAAAATATTTGGTGAAAAAGAAAGACCTAAAGTATGTGGCAATTTGAAACCTTCTCGTGAAATGTGTGGGGAAAGTAACAAAGAGGCATACTTATATCTAGAAGACCTTGAAAAGGCTACTGCAATAGAATAA
- a CDS encoding Y4yA family PLP-dependent enzyme, whose amino-acid sequence MMQFTPYVNERIKKFLDEKETLISLVDGLGSPLNILFPEEIEKNIEGFKQVFQKHYVSGKIFYAHKTNKSNAIVKQASFEDVNIDVASEKELKSALNNGFTGERIEGTGPKNKNFIALGLKHNILFNIDNLQELEQMIELKKTRYFHTTKKVKVLLRFSGFQSESHKILSKDSRFGIPVSQLYDVLDFLNDHIKDFELLGFAFHLDTIEIKEKVIAIENSIIFFNIARDYGFDPKVLDIGGGFKVSYIEKESEWHKSISYLKESILGYKESVTWNGLSYGVQKDKGVLKGSLNIYNYYDNLTGPNYLDALLETRLPSFENRTIGTILSENMIELYIEPGKALVNQLGITVAKVNFIKESSKGETLIGLDAKRTDVVMADQELFIDPIVIYKNKITTTKDKDIGVYFIGNLCLESDLIYKHKVYLQEIPSIGDMIIFPNTAGYFMDFNATESIMQPIAKKVAVTNSQNGFQWYSDEIYNPVNVIN is encoded by the coding sequence ATGATGCAATTTACACCCTATGTGAATGAAAGGATTAAAAAATTCCTAGATGAAAAAGAAACCCTTATAAGTTTAGTAGATGGACTAGGGTCACCCTTAAACATTCTTTTCCCTGAAGAAATAGAAAAAAATATTGAGGGATTCAAACAAGTTTTTCAAAAACATTATGTGAGTGGAAAGATATTTTATGCCCATAAAACCAATAAATCTAATGCTATTGTAAAGCAAGCATCCTTTGAAGATGTGAATATTGATGTGGCATCTGAAAAGGAATTAAAAAGTGCTTTAAATAACGGGTTTACAGGAGAAAGAATAGAAGGAACAGGACCTAAAAATAAAAATTTTATAGCACTGGGATTGAAACATAATATTCTTTTTAATATAGACAATTTACAAGAACTAGAACAAATGATAGAACTTAAAAAAACTAGGTATTTTCATACAACTAAAAAAGTAAAGGTATTATTAAGATTTAGTGGTTTTCAATCTGAGAGTCACAAAATATTGTCAAAGGACAGTCGATTTGGAATACCAGTGAGTCAACTTTATGATGTATTGGATTTTTTAAATGACCATATTAAAGATTTTGAATTACTAGGGTTTGCTTTTCATTTAGATACTATTGAAATAAAAGAAAAGGTTATAGCAATAGAAAATTCAATCATATTTTTTAATATAGCTAGAGATTATGGATTTGATCCAAAGGTTTTAGATATAGGTGGAGGATTTAAAGTAAGCTATATTGAAAAAGAGTCAGAGTGGCATAAAAGCATTAGTTATTTAAAAGAGTCTATACTAGGGTATAAAGAAAGTGTCACTTGGAATGGATTGTCTTATGGTGTACAAAAAGATAAAGGCGTTTTAAAAGGGTCATTGAATATTTACAATTACTATGATAACTTAACGGGTCCTAACTATCTTGATGCCTTGCTTGAGACAAGGTTACCAAGTTTTGAAAATAGAACAATTGGGACCATTCTTAGTGAAAATATGATTGAATTATATATTGAACCAGGCAAAGCACTAGTAAACCAATTAGGTATAACCGTTGCAAAAGTCAATTTTATAAAGGAATCTTCAAAAGGTGAAACACTAATAGGATTAGATGCTAAAAGGACAGATGTGGTAATGGCAGACCAAGAGTTATTCATTGATCCTATAGTGATATACAAAAATAAAATTACCACTACCAAGGATAAAGATATAGGAGTCTACTTCATTGGTAATCTCTGTTTAGAATCGGATTTGATTTATAAACATAAAGTCTATTTACAAGAAATACCTAGTATAGGGGATATGATTATATTCCCTAATACTGCTGGCTATTTTATGGATTTTAATGCAACAGAGTCTATTATGCAACCTATCGCTAAAAAAGTGGCTGTTACTAATAGTCAGAATGGGTTTCAATGGTATTCTGATGAAATATACAATCCAGTTAATGTTATTAATTGA
- a CDS encoding nucleotide-binding protein, whose protein sequence is MRVGFFGKGGSGKTTVAAGFINYMKNQHQHILAIDADMNVHLGRTLQMEANPICNSFEDFIHYLEEDRISKSEEKPVFIGTTPPSQNSRFIRPKKDDPFIKKYATQKGNISLITVGSYSNEEVGHSCYHGKLGVLELAYNHLLDDEKDIVIADSTAGVDSVGTSMFLVYDINIFVVEPTQRSLSVYLDFLKITENYKLNTYVIGNKINDEEDLAFLEKYIPKDKLIGIINNSNHLRRFEQGNINAFDVFTKNNEEVFEKISRVMRNTEKNWDKYYSMLLDVYKASCKEWYNGYYGQDLEKYIEPEFSYEKVVMKA, encoded by the coding sequence ATGAGAGTAGGTTTTTTTGGAAAAGGCGGTAGCGGAAAGACAACAGTTGCGGCAGGATTTATAAATTATATGAAAAATCAACATCAACATATTTTAGCAATAGATGCAGATATGAATGTACATTTAGGAAGAACCTTACAAATGGAGGCTAATCCAATTTGCAATTCATTTGAAGATTTTATTCATTACTTAGAAGAAGATAGAATTAGTAAGTCAGAAGAAAAACCAGTTTTTATTGGGACGACACCACCTTCCCAAAATTCAAGATTTATTCGACCCAAAAAGGATGATCCATTTATAAAAAAATATGCAACTCAAAAAGGTAATATCTCTTTGATTACAGTTGGATCATATAGTAATGAAGAAGTGGGACATTCTTGTTATCATGGAAAATTAGGGGTATTAGAGTTGGCTTATAATCATTTGCTAGATGACGAGAAAGATATTGTTATCGCAGACTCAACAGCAGGTGTTGACAGTGTAGGGACTTCCATGTTTTTAGTATATGATATTAATATTTTTGTAGTTGAGCCAACTCAAAGAAGTTTAAGTGTCTATCTTGATTTTCTAAAAATTACTGAGAATTATAAACTAAATACTTATGTTATTGGCAATAAGATAAATGATGAAGAAGACTTGGCTTTTTTAGAGAAGTATATACCAAAAGATAAATTAATAGGAATTATAAACAATTCAAACCACCTAAGGAGGTTTGAACAAGGGAATATAAATGCTTTTGATGTCTTTACTAAAAACAATGAAGAAGTTTTTGAAAAGATTAGTAGGGTTATGAGAAATACAGAAAAAAATTGGGATAAGTACTACAGTATGCTCCTAGATGTATACAAAGCCAGCTGTAAAGAATGGTATAACGGCTATTATGGACAAGATTTAGAGAAGTATATTGAGCCAGAGTTTAGTTATGAAAAAGTGGTGATGAAGGCATGA
- a CDS encoding Gmad2 immunoglobulin-like domain-containing protein encodes MKKILTIIMIILVSLGILIGCNKKEIVTPDPSTGEKQEDTKEDETYDESNLSPKPVEEEKQTHEVVLYFTDNDLMETYRIKTEIVVGKDESVPKAALEAWINGPDHEELGALVHTNVIVEYVEDVNGVAHVSFSKEIQDSNLGSTGELMLVEQITMIMEQFGYNSTQILVEGIIGESLIGHFYTAEPILANDPDSYRWIDEKESREIVLQNVAFRIFEPIPGSEVKDQIVVRGLARVFEATIQYEFEDGHFLFDKGFTTASEGAPGWGEFEIIIDLDEIDFNSGSIILYEESAKDGSRLHELVIPVIQAK; translated from the coding sequence ATGAAAAAAATATTAACAATTATAATGATAATATTAGTAAGTTTAGGAATTTTAATAGGCTGTAATAAGAAAGAAATAGTCACACCTGACCCATCCACTGGTGAGAAACAAGAAGATACAAAAGAAGATGAAACTTATGATGAATCAAATTTATCACCAAAACCAGTAGAAGAAGAAAAACAAACACATGAAGTTGTATTATATTTTACGGATAATGACTTAATGGAAACATACCGTATAAAGACTGAAATTGTTGTAGGAAAAGATGAAAGCGTTCCAAAAGCTGCTTTAGAAGCTTGGATTAACGGACCAGACCATGAAGAACTGGGTGCATTAGTTCATACAAATGTTATTGTAGAATATGTTGAAGATGTCAATGGAGTTGCTCATGTTAGTTTTTCTAAAGAGATTCAAGACAGTAATCTAGGCTCAACTGGAGAATTAATGTTAGTTGAACAGATCACCATGATTATGGAACAATTTGGTTATAATAGCACACAGATTTTAGTAGAAGGGATTATTGGAGAGTCTTTAATAGGACATTTTTATACAGCTGAACCAATATTGGCAAACGACCCTGATTCTTATAGGTGGATTGACGAGAAAGAATCAAGAGAAATCGTGTTGCAAAATGTAGCTTTTAGAATCTTTGAACCAATTCCAGGTAGTGAAGTAAAAGATCAAATTGTTGTAAGAGGATTAGCGCGTGTTTTTGAAGCAACAATCCAATATGAATTTGAAGACGGACACTTTTTATTCGATAAAGGATTTACAACGGCTTCAGAAGGGGCTCCAGGTTGGGGAGAATTTGAAATAATCATCGATTTGGATGAAATTGACTTCAATTCAGGTAGCATTATATTATATGAAGAGAGTGCAAAAGATGGCTCAAGACTTCACGAATTGGTAATTCCAGTGATACAAGCAAAATAA
- a CDS encoding LytTR family transcriptional regulator DNA-binding domain-containing protein produces MLEIKNLYKDLISNSINGVTFELSKGDIGSIECSNEISDMLINLIIGRELPAKGEIHIDQIKNTDYIKKGFNNLGIVLREEGFYDGLTVEGYLKFFQELLGSKVDCKDILMRLGLLDVGSIKVKKLTYQQKKRLSIARERLKDLKILLVQEPIMNMDKDSVKIVLENIQELSDAGVTVICTSISYKDALFIGGRVFTLDDKGFVEIITDPEKVEVENIKEDVVEEGNDKALEKPIYKVEKIPAKVEDKILLFDPTEIDYIESENSISHLNIRGEKFPSSFSLGELEDRLKYFGFFRCHRSYLVNLQRVREIVTWTRNSFSLSLDNKKKTSIPLSKGRLDELKSILNL; encoded by the coding sequence GTGTTAGAAATAAAAAACTTATACAAAGATTTAATAAGCAACAGTATAAACGGTGTAACTTTTGAATTATCCAAGGGTGATATTGGGAGTATAGAATGTTCTAATGAGATAAGCGATATGCTAATTAACCTAATTATAGGAAGAGAGTTACCTGCCAAAGGTGAAATTCATATAGATCAAATTAAAAATACAGATTATATTAAAAAAGGTTTTAATAATTTAGGGATTGTACTACGAGAGGAAGGATTTTATGATGGACTAACTGTTGAAGGTTATTTAAAATTTTTCCAAGAATTATTAGGCTCTAAAGTAGATTGTAAAGATATATTGATGAGACTCGGATTACTTGATGTAGGTTCAATAAAAGTGAAAAAATTAACTTACCAACAAAAGAAGCGCTTAAGTATAGCAAGAGAACGATTAAAGGATCTTAAGATTCTACTTGTTCAAGAGCCAATAATGAATATGGATAAAGATAGCGTTAAAATTGTTTTAGAAAATATTCAGGAGCTAAGTGATGCGGGTGTGACAGTGATTTGCACATCTATATCCTATAAAGATGCCTTGTTTATAGGTGGAAGGGTCTTTACATTAGATGATAAAGGTTTTGTAGAAATCATTACTGATCCTGAAAAAGTTGAAGTTGAGAACATTAAGGAAGATGTAGTAGAGGAAGGAAATGATAAAGCGTTAGAAAAACCAATTTATAAAGTAGAAAAAATACCTGCAAAAGTAGAGGATAAAATCTTACTTTTTGATCCTACTGAAATAGATTATATAGAAAGTGAAAATAGCATAAGTCATTTAAATATACGTGGGGAAAAATTTCCTTCTTCATTTTCTCTTGGAGAATTAGAAGACAGATTGAAATATTTTGGTTTTTTTAGATGTCATAGATCTTATTTAGTAAATCTTCAAAGGGTAAGAGAAATTGTTACTTGGACTAGAAATAGTTTTAGTCTAAGTTTAGATAATAAGAAAAAAACATCTATTCCTTTATCAAAGGGAAGATTAGATGAACTTAAAAGCATATTAAATCTATAA
- a CDS encoding response regulator transcription factor yields the protein MKHFLLVEDEKILAKNIAFFLEREGYKVDIEYDGEAGLIAYNTHAYDLILLDWTLPKKDGLEVCKTIRKESNIPIIMITAKGEIYDKIIGLELGADDYIVKPFDQREMLARIHALLRRNENGNNEKSNDQWLEYEGLKLDREKLLILYNHQNIELTANEYKLMEILMKKPQNVYSREFLYEEVWGGLLGYNERTVDVTISRLRKKLMELSGKKFFHAVRGLGYRLGGN from the coding sequence ATGAAGCATTTCTTACTTGTTGAAGATGAGAAAATTCTTGCTAAAAATATTGCATTTTTTCTAGAACGTGAAGGATACAAAGTGGATATAGAATATGATGGTGAAGCAGGGTTAATTGCTTATAATACACATGCTTATGACTTAATTTTACTTGATTGGACATTGCCTAAAAAAGATGGTTTAGAAGTATGTAAAACCATTAGAAAAGAGTCTAATATCCCTATCATAATGATTACTGCAAAAGGTGAAATATACGATAAGATTATTGGTTTAGAGCTAGGTGCAGATGATTATATTGTTAAACCCTTTGACCAAAGAGAAATGCTTGCTAGAATACATGCATTACTAAGAAGAAATGAAAATGGTAACAATGAAAAAAGCAATGATCAGTGGCTTGAGTATGAAGGCCTTAAATTAGATCGAGAAAAGCTATTAATACTATATAATCATCAAAATATAGAACTCACAGCCAATGAGTATAAATTAATGGAAATATTAATGAAAAAACCTCAAAATGTATACTCAAGAGAGTTTTTGTATGAAGAAGTTTGGGGCGGATTATTAGGATACAATGAAAGAACTGTTGATGTAACCATTAGTAGATTGCGAAAAAAGTTAATGGAACTTTCAGGTAAAAAATTCTTTCATGCAGTAAGAGGATTGGGGTACCGTTTAGGAGGAAATTAA
- a CDS encoding sensor histidine kinase has translation MKIQYQLWLIYSTLFIIVSISVFVVISNRYEKHLQTGYEQLTITQGVTMLDRLKDTYPYTPNRSMGYLRTFSNQLNTRLIILDQEKRVYADSFGQLSQEASLNISILQREKEFISEFYNTQQYGYVQYTLVPFVTELGMEGYLLMIGEADQLYNEINSFQYWIIQMLIIAVTIFFIVSYFISNWFSTPIRKIILQLKKITPQKRSFTLKYKRKDEIKKLIDAIKNMVEEMNLYDERQRRFLSTSSHELKTPLATMQLILENLPYVREEEGMHTEFVQDLFFEVNKMKKMVEQLIEINRIWDKPLEIELVTDQDLKKHIQQSFQYIAESKNIVIEYELDTIKLYVDKTMFLRGLDNIVSNAIRYSTNNQLVKIRAKNLKEETQISIIDKGIGIAREDVQHIFEPFYRSNDATIWNQEGSGLGLHIVKQMVEMHKGRVEIDTEKNKGTTVHLFLKKPK, from the coding sequence ATGAAGATTCAATATCAATTATGGTTAATCTACTCTACTTTATTTATCATTGTTAGTATTTCAGTGTTTGTGGTTATTTCTAATCGGTATGAAAAACATTTGCAAACAGGATATGAACAATTAACCATTACACAAGGTGTTACAATGCTAGATAGATTAAAAGATACATATCCCTATACACCGAACCGGAGTATGGGTTATCTTAGAACTTTTAGTAATCAACTTAACACACGTTTGATTATATTAGACCAAGAAAAAAGGGTTTATGCTGACAGCTTTGGCCAATTAAGCCAAGAAGCATCATTAAATATATCAATTCTACAAAGAGAAAAAGAATTTATTTCAGAGTTCTATAATACCCAGCAGTATGGATACGTACAATATACTTTAGTACCTTTTGTAACGGAATTAGGTATGGAAGGGTATTTATTAATGATTGGAGAAGCAGACCAGTTATATAATGAAATAAATTCTTTTCAGTATTGGATTATACAGATGCTAATCATTGCAGTAACTATTTTCTTTATTGTTTCTTATTTTATTTCAAATTGGTTTTCTACGCCAATTCGTAAGATTATATTGCAGTTAAAAAAAATAACCCCTCAAAAAAGAAGCTTCACATTAAAATACAAAAGAAAAGATGAAATTAAAAAATTAATTGATGCAATAAAAAACATGGTAGAAGAAATGAATTTATACGATGAAAGACAACGACGTTTTCTAAGTACTTCTTCTCACGAATTAAAGACACCGTTGGCAACTATGCAACTCATTCTGGAAAACCTTCCTTATGTAAGGGAAGAAGAAGGAATGCATACTGAATTTGTACAAGATTTATTTTTTGAAGTTAATAAGATGAAAAAAATGGTTGAGCAATTAATAGAGATAAATAGAATATGGGACAAACCATTGGAAATAGAACTAGTAACGGACCAAGATTTAAAAAAACACATACAACAATCCTTCCAATACATTGCAGAGTCAAAAAATATAGTTATAGAATATGAATTAGATACCATAAAACTATATGTAGATAAAACAATGTTTTTAAGAGGTCTAGATAATATCGTTTCCAATGCCATAAGATATTCTACTAACAATCAATTGGTAAAAATAAGGGCTAAAAACCTTAAAGAAGAAACTCAGATCAGTATTATTGATAAAGGCATTGGTATAGCAAGGGAAGATGTGCAACATATTTTTGAACCTTTTTATCGTTCTAACGATGCAACCATTTGGAATCAAGAAGGTAGTGGATTAGGACTACACATTGTTAAACAAATGGTTGAGATGCATAAAGGAAGGGTTGAAATAGATACTGAAAAAAACAAGGGAACCACTGTGCACTTGTTTCTAAAAAAACCTAAGTAA
- a CDS encoding ABC transporter permease, whose product MDFSIKRVNALFKKEIKDFTKNLNVFFMCLLPILFAFIYSFLGSMPGEHMEKSQTLLLVMTMNLVIVGCSIMAILISEEKEKNTLRTLMLSSVSPVEFLTGKTLVMLVITILNNIFIYMILGLDSRHMGMYIILSTLVVITMITIGAIIGLMVQNQMATGVMVMPIALGFLMIPMLGEVNEVAMTIAEWLPNYNLEIILERVFNEDSVNIFSKNLTVIIGWIIGSIAIFVYVYKKKGLDK is encoded by the coding sequence ATGGATTTTTCAATTAAAAGAGTTAATGCGCTGTTTAAAAAGGAAATAAAAGACTTTACAAAAAATCTTAACGTGTTCTTTATGTGCTTACTGCCTATATTATTTGCATTTATATATTCTTTTCTAGGTTCTATGCCAGGAGAGCATATGGAAAAAAGCCAGACGTTGCTTTTGGTTATGACGATGAACTTAGTGATTGTTGGCTGTAGTATTATGGCTATTTTAATTTCTGAGGAAAAAGAAAAAAATACACTTAGAACATTAATGTTATCATCTGTTTCACCTGTAGAATTTTTGACTGGTAAAACATTGGTTATGTTGGTCATTACTATTTTAAATAATATTTTTATTTATATGATTTTAGGCTTAGACTCAAGACATATGGGAATGTATATTATACTTTCAACTTTAGTTGTTATCACCATGATTACTATAGGTGCAATCATCGGTTTAATGGTTCAGAATCAAATGGCTACTGGTGTAATGGTAATGCCAATTGCATTAGGATTTTTAATGATACCAATGTTAGGAGAAGTTAATGAAGTGGCTATGACAATAGCAGAATGGCTTCCCAACTATAATTTAGAGATTATACTAGAAAGAGTTTTTAATGAAGATTCAGTAAACATATTTTCAAAAAATTTAACGGTGATTATTGGATGGATCATTGGATCCATAGCAATATTTGTTTATGTATATAAGAAAAAAGGTTTAGATAAGTAA